Proteins found in one Deltaproteobacteria bacterium genomic segment:
- a CDS encoding ABC transporter permease — translation MKALWAMIRKEFVHIIRDPQLIGFVLGLPVLLLLLFGYALRLRVDNMAIAVCDQDRTFFSVQVKDRLQRDGQFRLVEVDSEAAIRSMLQNGHARVGLIIPTGFTERLANNEQTTFSLFVDGTMPALAQAGLYGARVLTNEKALEELKFDDPDRPSPPVRKPPIKLDEIILFNAELRDSDFFLPGTIGIVIMVVVLVLSAGLVREKEQGTIEQLLVTPISRSALIAGKMIPYGVIAALDFVLVTLLARLVFQLPLSASAVLPVGALAVLFILSLLALGALISTLSKTQLQANFMAVFIIVPSIVMSGFVFPIEAIPRWLQPVAWSLPMTYFVDAIRGLTLKGNSVAEQSCDFIVLGGFMVGFFGLSLARFRKQLA, via the coding sequence ATGAAGGCACTGTGGGCGATGATCCGGAAGGAGTTCGTGCACATCATTCGCGACCCGCAGCTGATTGGTTTCGTGCTTGGCTTGCCGGTGCTCTTGCTGCTGCTGTTCGGCTATGCCTTGCGCCTCAGGGTAGACAACATGGCGATCGCGGTGTGCGACCAGGACCGCACGTTCTTCAGCGTGCAGGTCAAGGACCGCCTACAGCGCGACGGGCAGTTCCGCCTGGTCGAGGTGGACTCCGAGGCGGCCATTCGCTCCATGCTGCAGAACGGTCACGCACGCGTTGGGTTGATCATTCCCACGGGTTTCACGGAGCGGCTGGCCAATAACGAGCAGACGACCTTCTCGCTCTTTGTCGACGGCACGATGCCGGCGCTTGCGCAGGCAGGCTTGTACGGCGCACGTGTGCTCACGAACGAGAAGGCGTTGGAGGAGCTGAAATTCGACGATCCGGACCGCCCGTCGCCGCCGGTGCGCAAGCCGCCCATCAAGCTGGATGAGATCATCCTGTTCAACGCCGAGCTGCGCGATTCGGATTTCTTTCTGCCAGGTACCATCGGCATCGTGATCATGGTCGTCGTGCTCGTACTGTCGGCTGGGCTCGTGCGCGAAAAGGAGCAGGGAACCATCGAACAGCTGCTGGTGACCCCCATCTCGCGCTCCGCGTTGATCGCCGGGAAGATGATCCCGTACGGCGTCATCGCCGCGCTCGACTTCGTCTTGGTGACGCTGCTGGCGCGGCTGGTCTTCCAGCTACCGCTGAGCGCCTCGGCTGTGCTGCCCGTGGGCGCGTTGGCGGTGTTGTTCATTCTCTCACTGCTGGCGTTGGGCGCCCTCATATCGACGCTGTCGAAAACGCAGCTGCAGGCCAACTTCATGGCGGTGTTCATCATCGTGCCGTCCATCGTCATGTCGGGGTTCGTCTTTCCCATCGAGGCCATTCCGCGCTGGTTACAGCCCGTGGCCTGGAGTCTTCCGATGACCTACTTCGTCGACGCGATCCGGGGCCTCACGCTCAAAGGCAACAGCGTGGCCGAGCAGTCGTGTGACTTCATCGTACTCGGCGGCTTCATGGTGGGCTTCTTCGGCCTCAGCTTGGCACGTTTCCGCAAGCAGCTAGCGTAG
- a CDS encoding outer membrane lipoprotein-sorting protein, translating into MGRKLKGVSPAIALFAACTALPMPGWGQDASALDLIKRVREAAPKGPFTAKGTLSSDRGWTREFEVSHKWTDGVSVTYIEVTAPSDLKNTRFLVFDRDTGRDEQHIYVPALKRSIQVGDDMRKQPFLGSEFYVGDLVQPNLDTFDYGFAGEEEVAGRKCKLVGAVPKNPAEELYSKSILAVDPTDLLIVRGQFFDNKGKLQKVFTIEKVERIDGVWMPLEQQMVNVQENRWSRFDLSEVKYDVTVPDEVFSRSYLRR; encoded by the coding sequence ATGGGACGTAAGCTCAAGGGCGTGTCGCCGGCGATTGCGCTGTTTGCGGCGTGCACGGCGCTGCCGATGCCCGGCTGGGGTCAAGACGCGAGTGCGCTGGATCTGATCAAACGCGTGCGCGAAGCGGCTCCCAAGGGGCCGTTCACGGCAAAAGGCACGCTCAGCTCGGATCGCGGGTGGACGCGGGAGTTCGAGGTGAGCCACAAATGGACGGACGGCGTCAGTGTCACCTACATCGAAGTGACAGCCCCCAGCGATTTGAAGAACACACGTTTCCTGGTCTTCGATCGCGACACGGGCCGCGATGAGCAGCACATCTACGTGCCGGCCTTGAAGCGCAGCATTCAAGTGGGGGACGATATGAGGAAGCAACCGTTCCTCGGCTCGGAGTTCTATGTTGGCGATCTGGTGCAGCCGAATCTGGATACGTTCGACTACGGCTTCGCCGGCGAGGAAGAGGTCGCCGGGCGGAAGTGCAAGCTGGTGGGCGCCGTCCCGAAGAACCCGGCGGAAGAGCTGTACAGCAAGTCGATCCTCGCCGTCGATCCGACCGATCTGCTCATCGTGAGGGGACAGTTCTTCGACAACAAAGGCAAGCTGCAGAAGGTTTTCACGATCGAGAAAGTGGAGAGGATCGATGGGGTCTGGATGCCACTGGAGCAACAGATGGTCAACGTCCAGGAAAACCGCTGGTCGCGGTTCGACCTCAGCGAGGTGAAATACGACGTCACGGTTCCCGACGAGGTCTTCAGCCGGTCGTACCTGAGGCGCTAG